The Euphorbia lathyris chromosome 3, ddEupLath1.1, whole genome shotgun sequence genome contains a region encoding:
- the LOC136221928 gene encoding kiwellin-1-like: MKKQLCSSIFLFLIILSIAESQTCKPSGKIRGIKPPPNQCNQEHESDCCVEGHLYTTYKCSPRVTGRTKATLTINSFAAGGDGGGPSECDNQYHPDNEPVVALSTGWFNNESRCLKYINIYGNGRSTKAKVVDECDSTMGCDKDHDYQPPCPNNIVDASEAVWKALGISDPDSVGELDIYWSDV, from the coding sequence atgaagaagcaaCTTTGTTCAAGCATCTTTCTCTTTCTTATTATACTTTCAATTGCAGAATCTCAAACCTGCAAACCAAGCGGCAAGATAAGAGGGATAAAGCCTCCACCAAATCAATGCAACCAAGAACACGAATCTGACTGCTGTGTAGAGGGACATCTCTACACTACTTACAAGTGTTCGCCAAGAGTGACCGGTCGCACAAAAGCAACTCTCACGATCAACAGTTTCGCAGCCGGCGGTGATGGCGGTGGTCCATCGGAATGTGATAACCAATACCATCCTGATAACGAGCCAGTGGTAGCACTTTCAACAGGATGGTTCAATAACGAGAGTAGATGCTtgaagtatataaatatatatggaaATGGAAGGAGTACTAAAGCAAAAGTAGTAGATGAATGTGATTCAACAATGGGGTGTGATAAGGATCATGATTATCAGCCACCTTGTCCTAACAACATCGTTGATGCCTCTGAAGCTGTCTGGAAAGCTTTAGGAATCTCCGACCCTGACAGTGTCGGAGAATTGGATATTTATTGGTCCGATGTTTGA